A region from the Corylus avellana chromosome ca7, CavTom2PMs-1.0 genome encodes:
- the LOC132188163 gene encoding U-box domain-containing protein 43-like isoform X2, which produces MAGDVLTSASIIPGSEVVSQTVEAILEIVISANDVLVKKDSFKELAAYLERVVPVLKELNRKNVSDSESLNNAIQILNREIRAARELTLECSKRNKVYLLMNCRTIVKHLEHTVKEISRALSLLPLASLNLSSAISEEIGELCDNMQRAEFKAAIAEEEILEKIESGIQERNVDRSYANNLLVLIAGAVGISTDRSALKKEFEEFKNEIENVRLKKFEAEAIQMDQIIALLERADATSSPREKEIKYFTKRRSLGSQPLEPLQSFYCPITRDVMMDPVETSSGQTFERSAIEKWFSDGNKSCPLTMNSLDTSVLRPNKTLRQSIEEWKDRNTMIAIASIKQKLMSKEEDALHSLEQLLDLCEQRDLHREWVILENYIPTLIQLLGAKNRDVRNHALVILRILAKDSDDAKERIVKVDNAIESIVRSLGRRAAERKLAVALLLELSKSNSVRDIGSVQGCILLLVTMSSSDDGQAARDAQALLENLSFSDQNVIQMAKANYFKYLLQRLSTGPEDVKMVMATTLAEMELTDHNKESLFEAGALGPLLHFVSHGDARMRKVAFRALQNLSSLPKNGLQIVREGAVRPLLDVLFHQSSSSRSLREHVAGTIKNLAVSTVSQGSSQIPVSLLESDEDIFMLFSLINLTGPDVQKSIIQTFQALCQSPSATNIKSKLKQCSAVQVLVQLCEHDNVDVRAHAVKLFSCLAEGGDEATILEHVGQKCIETLLGIIKSSDDEEEIASAMGIISNLPETSEITQWLLDAGALPVIFSYIHNGKRKDPHKNQLIENAVGVLCRFAAPNNLEWQKSAAGTGIIPLLVELLEFGTTLTKKRAAISLCRFSESSLGLSRSVPKHKGLWCFSAQPETVCPVHGGICSTESSFCLLEADAVRPLVRILGEPDPGVCEASLDALLTLIEACRRRLYMH; this is translated from the exons ATGGCAGGGGATGTGCTTACTAGTGCCTCTATCATTCCGGGTTCAGAAGTCGTTTCTCAGACAGTAGAGGCCATTCTCGAGATTGTAATTTCTGCCAATGACGTCCTTGTTAAGAAGGATAGTTTTAAGGAACTTGCAGCTTACTTGGAAAGAGTTGTTCCTGTCTTGAAAGAGTTGAATAGGAAAAATGTTAGTGATTCTGAGAGCTTAAACAATGCTATTCAGATTCTCAACCGAGAAATAAGAGCTGCAAGGGAACTGACTTTGGAGTGCAGCAAGAGAAATAAGGTATATCTCTTAATGAATTGTCGGACAATAGTTAAGCACTTAGAACACACAGTGAAAGAGATCAGTCGGGCACTAAGTCTCCTTCCTTTGGCCTCTCTGAATCTTTCATCTGCCATTAGTGAAGAGATAGGAGAGCTCTGTGACAATATGCAGAGAGCTGAATTTAAGGCAGCCATAGCAGAAGAAgagattttggagaaaatcGAGTCAGGAATACAGGAGAGGAATGTTGATCGTTCCTATGCCAATAATTTGCTGGTTCTCATAGCAGGAGCTGTTGGGATCTCGACTGATAGGTCTGCACTGAAAAAGGAATTTGAAGAATTCAAGAATGAGATAGAAAATGTGAGGCTGAAGAAGTTCGAGGCTGAAGCAATACAAATGGATCAGATAATTGCATTACTAGAAAGGGCTGATGCTACTTCGTCTCCTAGGGAGAAAGAAATTAAGTATTTCACCAAGCGGAGATCTTTGGGTAGTCAACCATTGGAACCTCTTCAATCATTTTATTGCCCAATAACACGTGATGTTATGATGGACCCTGTGGAAACTTCTTCAGGACAGACATTTGAGAgaagtgcaattgaaaaatggttttcagATGGGAACAAATCGTGTCCTCTAACCATGAACTCTTTAGACACATCAGTGTTACGGCCTAATAAAACTCTGCGGCAATCAATTGAAGAATGGAAGGATAGAAACACCATGATTGCGATTGCTTCCATCAAACAAAAACTTATGTCTAAAGAGGAAGATGCACTTCATAGCCTAGAACAGCTACTGGATCTCTGTGAACAAAGAGACCTGCACAGGGAATGGGTAATATTGGAGAACTATATACCTACTCTTATTCAACTTCTCGGTGCCAAAAATCGTGACGTAAGGAATCATGCTCTTGTCATCCTCCGCATTTTGGCAAAGGATAGTGATGATGCCAAG GAAAGAATTGTAAAAGTTGATAATGCAATTGAATCTATTGTTCGATCCCTTGGGCGCCGTGCTGCAGAAAGAAAGTTAGCTGTGGCATTACTTTTGGAATTATCAAAATCTAATTCAGTAAGAGACATAGGAAGTGTTCAAGGTTGCATATTGCTATTGGTGACTATGTCAAGCAGTGATGATGGTCAAGCTGCCAGAGATGCCCAGGCACTGTTGGAGAATCTCTCATTCTCTGATCAGAATGTTATACAGATGGCAAAggcaaattattttaaatatttgctGCAGCGTCTCTCAACAG GACCAGAAGATGTAAAAATGGTTATGGCGACAACTTTGGCAGAAATGGAGTTGACTGACCACAATAAAGAATCTTTGTTTGAAGCAGGTGCTCTAGGTCCTCTTCTTCACTTTGTCTCACATGGTGATGCTCGGATGAGAAAAGTAGCTTTTAGAGCTCTTCAGAACCTCTCTAGTTTACCGAAAAATGGTCTGCAGATTGTTAGAGAAGGTGCAGTACGCCCGTTACTTGACGTTCTCTTCCATCAGAGCTCGTCATCACGTAGTCTGCGTGAACATGTAGCAGGCACAATTAAGAACCTAGCTGTATCAACCGTGTCTCAGGGATCCAGCCAGATACCAGTTTCGTTATTGGAATCTGATGAAGATATTTTCATGCTATTCTCTTTAATCAACTTGACAGGGCCTGATGTACAAAAAAGCATTATCCAAACCTTTCAGGCCTTGTGTCAATCCCCTTCTGCTACAAATATCAAGAGCAAATTAAAACAG TGCTCAGCTGTGCAAGTACTGGTTCAGTTGTGTGAGCATGATAACGTAGATGTACGAGCACATGCTGTAAAGCTATTTAGTTGCCTGGCAGAAGGTGGCGATGAAGCCACCATCCTGGAGCATGTAGGTCAGAAGTGCATTGAGACTTTACTCGGGATCATCAAATCTTCTGACGATGAAGAAGAGATTGCTTCTGCAATGGGCATTATCTCTAACCTTCCAGAAACTTCCGAGATCACTCAGTGGCTTCTGGATGCTGGTGCACTTCCAGTAATTTTCAGTTACATTCATAATGGCAAGCGGAAAGATCCCCATAAAAATCAGTTGATAGAGAATGCTGTTGGAGTTTTATGTCGTTTCGCTGCTCCAAATAACTTGGAATGGCAAAAAAGTGCAGCTGGAACAGGCATTATACCCTTGTTAGTAGAGTTACTAGAGTTCGGAACCACCTTGACAAAAAAGCGTGCAGCAATTTCTCTCTGTCGATTTTCAGAGAGTTCGCTTGGGCTTA